One part of the Bicyclus anynana chromosome 8, ilBicAnyn1.1, whole genome shotgun sequence genome encodes these proteins:
- the LOC112048642 gene encoding uncharacterized protein LOC112048642, with protein MEIEETDDKDSICEESHTACSAVNNLILDYYKKFGKKRDLEQFFSLSTAQSEVRDPCSLFWRRMKSHDESSDSGGKKSESSTELCRISIQCSIPEASTSQVHLSRVKSDSESPPIISEEVISEPIRNSDNESVKSDDVQSQKSIDALDTSTNKPHSPTSSVTSQRKLEWDSLADVGYANESDRKNSASSLSTLERMALQQQYSFNDTRNTGIGPPTAQSTPFEANEAKPKNKKGAVKKTTKVYQKDIESVELTIPHNPENKPQPFNLNLTKHISFNVDKKGSVLIENISKNLSLSPEKVSAETEMTPQIKIDKEIQTTMNNSKDEFCNSDEKQKHAENQIKRYPVLISLNTLKKKTKKKKVKKIKRQSRKSLITDKENVPLEKSGDQLSEAESFEYMPGHIYNQNHMNHQQNNNSADNKSSLESSGLHTTTDSSKTTKYSFTKDLEKSIDVLKSVLNRKHEDTNLKKNLIKDLVQRLVESKYKSDKSSTELLSGLSFNSKRLGLGDHDYTTTSTSDTNNTANEAKQSKPKKSILRMEKFNTNPIASTSQSVPNIPIFTNNEKRVDSNNMNSVDHSNTDTDISNKNKAFSDICVDKTSSDELYKKYLEALKREQAYKRHLKEKEMFLKHKLVSSDVSCNPIKHIDAKAQNRVKDLMKDLIRNNYDDGSGDASKLEGGSSGHMKIEKYNSLRKHRSHSVFTLSSANSENCCKNSRNVNKHPTEAGCSKIDSKLEKHYCCCPHHALHPKVGVVDSSVQVNIKSCEENDTSIHKRQECMSQNPKIPETELFTCNKCKSPRNRTVLEGTTDDFKYVCLCTDDGIMPQEMPEKFLIYKCSKLPSNVLKLENLVPKITNIVSGSSSNFTSPQQKISSFKSQDCEKKCLVIKDSTSSNNQTSKSSQTNLILPINLRPTTSRQSISSSVTDGRDNVLEHQIIKGTRIHEATRCIQTEISIDPRKSDPSLSDINIINDENCAALISEQYKNIPLEKNINCQFDKSSVQVQSSESSIPESKRKLQAGSETYGSTSADEEFTTILHKVDKEVQSFPDNISNNNTEGDRAEQFSNNFTIPIQGTNMTLKVSLGSGTGNPLCDDNNIYNKSNNNFVSKGTETIKPHVAENATSLQEECSKAVQSSGTKIIDEFYQKPAKASCCEEINRNTYSAHFNSQFRNNEQSNVLTKSCYVNPSLTDRKYNTYPTEDRSHLQKPLLRSNTDPSKIEKAHVTFHQQTTKDTRDQEDVVTTSPKQSKAVSTNQQEKAVSCSSDDMSSKSTEISMKTKASSGMNKQPKSSCSDTDGQTVKDPVLDLIQDITKRYSKKDIEKSKRKKCFKEIITVLSYLLDTEESTDHEQNKASNSSYDTGDNLIEKDSGESIPVKTFVDKAVQLSTKKSKSQKASTESSDFPISTELPSTSSDAATCKVLNKIKKECDKYHQKRCKYHSGGKNCEGSSSTSANCDQCRRVHYCSCRGHKCKGHRSKTTVEKSKKKCVAYNLIIQTSDSIVSEEINCEDNRRQLKNIIVKVPSKRKVDNVPFKEMEKKIEREMPHCSPRNNNRGHRSKSLPNDSEISSTDDIMKKAQDYTVREFLEKNRPDFIESSSNRQDCLKLINKSRAKERASKRQLLSLLERQQELNALSESDLKDFARALGGEMRRKKVAPKFISEREMKKHSEKIYKSLPEVVQKKEEIKKENIKKTNLLMAHIFKKNLQKKTLRGAINISNYSSLIKI; from the exons ATGGAAATAGAAGAAACTGACGATAAAGATTCGATTTGCGAAGAATCCCATACTGCTTGTTCCgcagttaataatttaattttggattattataaaaagtttggAAAGAAGCGAGATTTAGAGCAATTCTTTTCCCTATCGACAGCGCAAAGTGAAGTGAGAGATCCGTGCAGTTTATTCTGGAGGAGAATGAAGTCTCATGACGAGTCTTCGGACTCTGGTGGCAAGAAGAGTGAATCCTCTACGGAACTGTGTAGGATTTCCATCCAGTGCTCTATACCAGAAGCCTCCACTTCACAg GTGCATCTGTCAAGAGTTAAAAGTGACTCTGAATCGCCTCCGATAATTAGTGAGGAGGTGATCTCAGAGCCTATCAGAAATTCAGACAATGAGTCTGTAAAGTCTGATGATGTACAATCTCAGAAAT CTATTGATGCATTAGACACTTCAACAAATAAACCACATTCACCAACAAGCAGCGTCACGTCTCAGAGAAAGCTTGAATGGGACTCATTAGCTGATGTGGGATATGCTAATGAAAGTGACAGAAAGAACTCTGCATCCAGCTTAAGCACTTTGGAAAGAATGGCTTTGCAGCAGCAGTATTCATTTAATGACACAAGAAATACTGGGATAGGACCACCTACTGCACAATCAACACCGTTTGAAGCTAATGAAGCTAAgccaaagaataaaaaaggtgcTGTTAAGAAAACAACTAAAGTATATCAAAAAGATATTGAATCTGTAGAGTTAACTATCCCCCATAATCCAGAAAATAAACCACAACCttttaatcttaatttgacAAAACACATCTCTTTTAATGTGGATAAAAAAGGCAGTGTTCTCAttgaaaatatatcaaaaaatctttctttaAGTCCTGAAAAAGTATCAGCTGAGACTGAGATGACACCACAgattaaaatagataaagaaaTCCAGACCACAATGAATAATAGCAAAGATGAATTCTGTAACTCTGATGAAAAACAGAAACATGctgaaaatcaaattaaaagatACCCTGTGCTGATTAGTTTAAatactttgaagaaaaaaaccaagaagaagaaagttaaaaaaattaaaagacaaagTAGAAAAAGCCTGATAACAGATAAAGAAAATGTCCCACTAGAAAAAAGTGGAGATCAGCTTTCAGAAGCTGAAAGTTTTGAATATATGCCAGGCCAtatttataatcaaaatcataTGAATCACCAACAGAACAATAATAGCGCTGATAACAAGTCAAGTTTAGAATCAAGTGGTTTACACACAACTACAGACTCAAGCAAAACTACAAAGTATTCTTTCACTAAAGATTTAGAAAAGAGTATAGATGTGCTTAAATCTGTTCTTAATCGAAAACATGAagatactaatttaaaaaagaacctCATTAAAGATTTAGTTCAAAGACTTGttgaatcaaaatataaaagtgATAAGAGCTCTACTGAATTGTTATCAGGTTTGAGTTTTAATAGTAAGAGATTAGGATTAGGAGATCATGATTATACTACCACAAGTACCTCAGATACAAATAATACTGCCAATGAAGCCAAACAATCTAAACCAAAGAAATCTATTTTGCGCAtggaaaaatttaatacaaacccCATAGCCTCAACGTCGCAAAGTGTTCctaatatacctatttttacAAACAATGAAAAACGTGTTGATTCTAATAATATGAATTCTGTTGATCATTCGAACACTGATACTGACATTTCTAACAAAAATAAAGCATTTTCAGATATATGTGTAGACAAAACATCTTCAGAtgaattatataaaaagtatttagaAGCATTAAAAAGAGAACAAGCTTACAAAAGACATTTGAAGGAAAAAGAgatgtttttaaaacataaacttGTTAGTTCTGATGTCTCCTGCAATCCTATTAAGCATATTGACGCTAAAGCCCAAAATAGGGTAAAAGACCTAATGAAAGACTTGATTAGAAATAACTATGACGATGGATCAGGTGATGCAAGTAAACTGGAAGGTGGATCAAGTGGGcatatgaaaattgaaaaatataattctttgaGGAAACACAGAAGTCATTCTGTGTTTACGTTATCGTCAGCAAATTCAGAAAATTGTTGCAAAAATAGccgaaatgtaaataaacatccAACTGAAGCAGGCTGTTCGAAGATTGATAGTAAATTGGAGAAACATTATTGCTGTTGTCCACATCATGCTTTACATCCTAAAGTAGGAGTTGTAGATAGTTCAGTGCAGGTTAATATCAAATCTTGTGAAGAAAATGATACTTCTATTCATAAAAGGCAAGAATGCATGTCTCAGAATCCAAAGATACCTGAAACAGAGCTATTTACGTGTAACAAATGTAAAAGTCCAAGAAATAGAACTGTACTTGAGGGCACAACAGATGACTTTAAATATGTTTGCCTTTGTACCGATGATGGAATTATGCCTCAGGAAATGCCTGAAAAATTTCTAATTTACAAATGTTCTAAATTACCtagtaatgttttaaaattagaaaatttagttccaaaaattaccaatattGTTAGTGGGAGTTCTAGTAATTTCACTTCCCCTCAGCAAAAAATATCTTCATTTAAAAGCCAAGATTGTGAGAAAAAATGTTTAGTTATAAAGGATAGTACTAGTTCAAATAACCAAACATCGAAATCGTCACAAACTAATCTTATCTTGCCTATTAATCTCCGACCTACAACAAGCCGACAAAGTATAAGCTCCTCAGTAACAGATGGTAGAGATAATGTTTTAGAGCACCAAATTATAAAAGGGACACGAATACATGAGGCTACAAGATGCATACAAACTGAAATCAGTATTGATCCAAGGAAATCTGACCCTTCATTAtctgatattaatattataaatgatgaAAATTGTGCTGCTTTGATAAGTGAACAGTACAAAAATATTCCTTTAGAAAAAAACATCAACTGTCAATTTGATAAAAGTAGTGTGCAAGTACAAAGTAGCGAAAGTAGTATACCtgaaagtaaaagaaaattacaagCGGGTTCTGAAACATATGGAAGTACCAGTGCTGATGAGGAATTTACTACTATTTTACATAAAGTAGACAAAGAAGTTCAATCTTTTCCTGATAATATATCTAACAACAATACTGAAGGAGATAGAGCTGAACAATTTTCGAATAATTTTACTATACCAATACAAGGCACTAACATGACTCTTAAAGTCAGTTTAGGTTCTGGAACTGGCAACCCTTTATGTGATGACAATAACATTTATAACAAAAGTAATAACAATTTTGTGTCCAAAGGAACAGAGACAATAAAGCCTCATGTTGCTGAAAATGCAACATCATTACAAGAAGAATGTTCAAAAGCAGTACAATCTAGTGGCACAAAAATAATTGACGAGTTTTATCAAAAGCCTGCAAAAGCATCATGTTGTGAAGAAATAAATCGGAATACATACAGTGCTCATTTTAATTCTCAATTTAGGAACAATGAACAATCGAATGTCCTTACTAAATCTTGTTATGTAAATCCTTCCCTCACTGATCGCAAATACAATACATATCCAACTGAGGATCGAAGCCACTTACAAAAACCTCTGCTTCGTTCTAATACAGACCCTAGTAAGATTGAAAAAGCTCACGTGACGTTTCATCAACAGACGACAAAAGACACAAGAGACCAAGAAGATGTTGTTACAACATCACCAAAACAATCTAAAGCAGTTTCGACAAACCAACAAGAAAAAGCTGTTTCTTGTAGCTCAGATGATATGTCATCAAAATCTACAGAGATAAGTATGAAAACTAAAGCTAGCTCAGGTATGAATAAACAACCCAAATCATCTTGTAGTGATACTGACGGTCAAACTGTAAAAGATCCTGTACTGGATTTAATACAAGATATAACTAAACGATATTCAAAGAAGGACATTGAAAAGAGCAAAAGGAAAAAGTgctttaaagaaattattactGTCCTCAGCTACCTTTTAGACACTGAAGAAAGTACAGATCATGAACAAAATAAAGCGTCAAACTCATCCTATGATACAGGGGATAACTTAATAGAAAAAGACAGTGGTGAATCCATACCGGTTAAGACTTTCGTAGATAAAGCAGTTCAGCTATCCACTAAAAAGTCCAAATCGCAAAAAGCTTCTACTGAATCGTCAGATTTCCCTATATCAACAGAGCTCCCAAGTACCTCTTCGGACGCCGCCACTtgtaaagttttaaataaaattaaaaaagaatgcgATAAATATCACCAAAAACGGTGCAAATATCACAGTGGTGGTAAAAATTGTGAAGGCTCAAGTAGTACTTCCGCAAACTGTGACCAATGTAGACGCGTTCACTACTGCTCATGTAGAGGACACAAATGCAAAGGCCACAGATCAAAAACAACAGTCGAGAAATCAAAGAAGAAATGCGTAGCATACAACTTGATCATCCAGACATCAGACAGTATAGTCAGCGAAGAAATAAACTGCGAAGACAATCGCCGccaacttaaaaatataatcgtCAAAGTTCCTTCTAAGCGAAAGGTTGATAACGTGCCTTTTAAAGAAATGGAAAAGAAAATTGAAAGAGAAATGCCCCATTGCAGTCCACGCAACAATAATCGTGGTCACCGATCAAAGAGCTTGCCGAATGACAGTGAAATATCTAGCACAGACGATATTATGAAGAAAGCACAAGACTACACTGTGCGGGAGTTTTTAGAAAAGAATCGGCCTGACTTCATAGAAAGTAGCTCCAATCGCCAAGATTgcttaaaattgattaataaaagcAG AGCCAAAGAACGCGCTTCCAAACGTCAACTGTTGTCATTGCTGGAGCGTCAACAAGAATTAAATGCTCTCAGCGAATCTGATTTAAAAGATTTTGCTAGAGCATTAGGTGGTGAAATGAGAAGAAAAAaag TTGCACCAAAATTTATAAGTGAGCGAGAAATGAAGAAACACTCTGAGAAAATTTACAAATCACTGCCTGAAGTCGTGCAGAAGAAAGAGGAGATTAAAAAGGAGAATATCAAGAAAACAAATTTACTGATGGCtcacatttttaaaaag AATCtccaaaaaaaaactcttcggggcgctattaatatttcaaattacAGTTCATTAATTAAGATTTGA
- the LOC112048653 gene encoding uncharacterized protein LOC112048653 isoform X2, with translation MLKFLTATILALMLIGSIEHASAQGDAGANGGGGFGGSAGFSVGAGGGAGGQGGGGAGAGGEAGAGFSMGAGAGGQAGAGGGK, from the exons ATGTTGAAATTTTTAACTGCAACGATTTTAGCTTTAATGCTTATTGGcagt ATTGAACACGCTTCCGCACAAGGGGACG CTGGCGCGAACGGTGGCGGCGGATTTGGTG GTAGCGCGGGATTTTCAGTAG GTGCGGGTGGTGGTGCGGGTGGCCAAGGAGGTGGTGGGGCTGGAG CTGGCGGCGAAGCGGGAGCTGGGTTCAGTATGGGCG CCGGAGCTGGAGGTCAAGCAGGAGCTGGCGGcggaaaatga
- the LOC112048653 gene encoding uncharacterized protein LOC112048653 isoform X1, whose amino-acid sequence MLKFLTATILALMLIGSIEHASAQGDAGANGGGGFGGSAGFSVGAGGGAGGQGGGGAGGNAGGEAGAGFSMGAGAGGQAGAGGGK is encoded by the exons ATGTTGAAATTTTTAACTGCAACGATTTTAGCTTTAATGCTTATTGGcagt ATTGAACACGCTTCCGCACAAGGGGACG CTGGCGCGAACGGTGGCGGCGGATTTGGTG GTAGCGCGGGATTTTCAGTAG GTGCGGGTGGTGGTGCGGGTGGCCAAGGAGGTGGTGGGGCTGGAGGTAATG CTGGCGGCGAAGCGGGAGCTGGGTTCAGTATGGGCG CCGGAGCTGGAGGTCAAGCAGGAGCTGGCGGcggaaaatga